The following are from one region of the Gadus chalcogrammus isolate NIFS_2021 chromosome 19, NIFS_Gcha_1.0, whole genome shotgun sequence genome:
- the slc5a8 gene encoding sodium-coupled monocarboxylate transporter 1, protein MPGDLPAVGSFVAADYVVFALMLLVSAAVGVYYAWVDRSQGSTGDFLMGGRSLTAVPVSLSLTAGFMSAITVLASPAEVYRYGAVFGLVGLSYIFTVVVTSEIFLPVFYRLAITSTYEYLELRFNRATRLMGTVLFIVQTVLYTGIVIYAPALALNQVTGMDLWGAVVSTGIVCTFYCTLGGLKAVVWTDVFQVGVMLAGFMAVIIRSVLLQGGIGPIIQHSQQGGRLNLWDFDMNPLRRHTFWTLTVGGTFVWVSVYGINQAQVQRYLSCKTIAHARMALYLNLIGLWVVLVCSVISGLCLYSVYKSCDPWTTGQVTALDQLMPYLVMDILRSYPGVPGLFVAAAYSGSLSTVSSSINALTAVTVEDLIRPHIDLSEKHLSWASKGLSLLYGALCIAMAAIASLMGGVLQAAITIFGIIGGPLLGLFTLGILFPFANSKGAVLGLLSGLVVALWVGIGAQIYPPPAAMSRPLDLSTAGCNFSTGFSNWSSTALPPPHSPFTRERTFSPESTTLLPPHGTVTPGSPESSVFRPVLADSWYSVSYMYFSPIGTLTALTVGVVVSLLSGGWKVNVDSRLTLMKEDTTCYHIFRFFKEKVAGRTRNFDLTKNEARKMGNTNLAFSDVELDLTKGHVTT, encoded by the exons ATGCCAGGTGATCTCCCAGCGGTCGGCTCCTTCGTGGCCGCGGACTACGTGGTGTTCGCCCTCATGCTGCTGGTGTCGGCCGCGGTGGGGGTCTATTACGCCTGGGTGGACCGGAGCCAGGGGAGCACCGGGGATTTCCTGATGGGGGGCCGCAGCCTCACCGCCGTGCCCGTGTCCCTGTCGCTCACGGCCGGCTTCATGTCCGCCATCACGGTGCTGGCCAGCCCGGCCGAG GTGTACCGGTACGGAGCCGTCTTCGGTCTGGTGGGTCTCTCCTACATCTTCACTGTCGTGGTGACCTCTGAGATCTTCCTGCCGGTCTTCTACAGGCTGGCCATCACCAGCACCTACGAG TACCTGGAGCTGCGCTTCAACAGAGCCACCAGGCTGATGGGCACCGTCCTCTTCATCGTTCAGACC GTGCTTTACACCGGGATCGTCATCTACGCCCCGGCTCTGGCTCTGAACCAAG tgaccGGCATGGACCTATGGGGAGCTGTCGTCTCCACAGGGATTGTCTGCACATTCTACTGCACCTTG GGCGGCCTGAAGGCGGTGGTGTGGACAGACGTGTTCCAG GTGGGGGTGATGCTGGCAGGCTTCATGGCCGTCATCATCAGGTCCGTGCTTCTCCAGGGAGGGATCGGCCCAATCATCCAACACTCACAGCAGGGAGGCAGGCTCAACCTCTGGGA CTTCGACATGAACCCCCTGAGGAGGCACACCTTCTGGACCCTGACCGTCGGGGGCACCTTTGTGTGGGTCAGCGTGTACGGTATCAACCAGGCCCAGGTCCAGAGGTACCTCTCCTGCAAGACCATCGCCCACGCCAGAAT GGCTCTGTACCTGAACCTGATTGGCctgtgggtggtgctggtgtgtTCTGTGATCTCGGGTCTGTGTCTCTACTCCGTCTATAAGAGCTGTGACCCCTGGACCACGGGCCAAGTGACCGCGCTCGACCAG CTGATGCCCTACCTGGTGATGGACATCCTCAGGAGCTACCCCGGCGTCCCAGGGCTGTTCGTGGCGGCGGCGTACAGCGGCTCGCTCAG CACAGTCTCGTCCAGCATCAACGCCTTGACCGCGGTCACTGTAGAAGACCTGATCAGACCTCACATCGATCTGTCAGAGAAGCACCTGTCGTGGGCATCCAAAGGCCTTA GTCTTCTGTACGGGGCTCTGTGCATCGCCATGGCGGCCATCGCTTCCCTCATGGGGGGGGTGCTACAG GCCGCCATCACCATCTTCGGCATCATCGGCGGACCTTTGCTCGGTCTCTTCACGCTGGGCATCCTGTTCCCTTTTGCTAATTCCAAA GGGGCCGTGTTGGGGCTGCTCTCGGGCCTGGTGGTCGCCCTGTGGGTGGGGATCGGAGCCCAGATATACCCTCCCCCCGCTGCGATGAGCAGGCCGCTGGACCTCAGCACGGCTGGATGTAACTTCTCCACGGGCTTCTCCAACTGGAGCAGCACGGCCCTGCCCCCTCCACACAGCCCCTTCACCAGAGAGAGAACCTTCAGCCCAGAGAGCACCACCCTGCTGCCTCCACATGGCACCGTCACCCCAGGCTCACCAGAGAGCAGCGTCTTCAG GCCTGTGCTGGCGGACAGCTGGTACTCTGTGTCCTACATGTACTTCAGCCCAATAGGAACCCTCACAGCCCTGACAGTGGGCGTGGTCGTCAGTCTACTATCAG GAGGGTGGAAGGTGAACGTTGATTCTCGGCTGACGCTGATGAAAGAAGACACAACGTGCTATCACATCTTCAGATTCTTCAAGGAGAAG GTTGCTGGCCGAACGAGAAACTTTGACCTCACAAAGAACGAAGCGAGGAAGATGGGAAACACTAACTTGGCTTTTTCTGACGTCGAGCTGGACTTGACCAAAGGACATGTTACGACCTGA
- the lyrm5a gene encoding LYR motif-containing protein 5A, which translates to MANPLRSEVIALYKHLLYLGRDYPKGATYFKERLKHAFMKNKDETDPEKIRTLVKRGDFVIKELEALYFLRKYRTMKHRYYDEHKK; encoded by the exons ATGGCCAACCCCCTCCGGTCGGAGGTGATTGCGCTCTACAAGCAC TTGTTGTATCTCGGACGCGACTACCCCAAAGGAGCGACTTATTTCAAGGAGCGCCTGAAGCACGCCTTCATGAAGAACAAGGACGAGACGGACCCCGAGAAGATCAGGACCCTGGTGAAGAGGGGAGACTTCGTCATCAAGGAGCTTGAGGCGCTCTACTTCTTAAGGAAATACCGCACCATGAAACACCGTTACTATGACGAGCATAAAAAGTGA
- the dnai7 gene encoding dynein axonemal intermediate chain 7, with the protein MSAKKSDKGVRGSAKGAKETKEAKAERERLEKEEEERRLQEKEMARLQEEQEKQERLERERREQEEMERLEAKDQERREDELNEVRHLLEENQVAVKKWLVDTREKAKWDRFMLCDGRPDPSQTQEVNTYISLWRDDPEVDAVPALQQCSLALQLIGALEDEQEEVQEEEHQRLLEHIHCLQELVHHKHLLIAQEVLNHAGSKVDIETGNMATVVRDDHVTLCVWANLNKNPRFKGFQFEEAGVAFELPKPLALSDVALRVLHTRYDHLSPHARLTALGGRPLSSRTPGGEEEPSSKPGSPVQGETGEGVGKKESPRQGKEEEVQSVLGSVRRKSAGSVLSNRSSRTRPVEEPEDQKQTQMEASEEVPAEPEEPDIVKAVDVATVDLQRYTPLGGVYYCDVFRLPPQAILARGWSLRQVLERGLEALPYPEESSETQPGSSPEAPEAPEPVGLSLTVPDYVLLLKAPNVAIWDPTAIQWTTAGVSGVSYEADQARVSFKMGSFRAFVLLQETYCLLPLQAWTLQPLGPDSARLRVTSALITLSITVKGHQCMLQVEQEEVLSHLQGQWMGCGALRKAMANAGLNLSVNEHTDRYIRSCGKDPLSEHTAYEQMALQASAVAFSWSQWNARCGGEHMVVQACEHHGPALVPGGPWSLYLLGAQRSQKLQMTEESPAFSVEISPDTEFHSTFLHTLRDDLSPEGGAVTKTSHFLFVDTVQSLLCATRLLNYC; encoded by the exons ATG TCGGCCAAAAAGTCAGACAAAGGGGTCAGGGGATCAGCCAAAGGCGCCAAGGAGACCAAGGAGgccaaggcagagagagagcggctcgagaaggaggaggaggagaggaggcttcAAGAAAAAG AGATGGCGCGcctccaggaggagcaggagaagcaggagaggctggagcgggagaggagggagcaggaggagatggagagactgGAGGCCAAG GACCAAGAACGCAGAGAAGACGAGCTGAACGAAGTCCGCCATCTGCTGGAGGAAAACCAAGTTGCAGTTAAGAAATGGCTTGTTGACACGAGAGAGAAAGCCaag TGGGACAGGTTCATGCTGTGTGACGGCCGACCCGACCCCTCCCAGACCCAGGAAGTGAACACCTACATCAGCCTCTGGAGGGACGACCCTGAGGTGGACGCCGTCCCGGCCCTGCAGCAGTGCTCCCTCGCCctgcag CTGATCGGGGCCCTGGAGgacgagcaggaggaggtgcaggaggaggagcatcagAGGCTCCTGGAGCACATCCACTGTCTGCAGGAGCTGGTGCACCACAAGCACCTCCTCATCGCCCAGGAGGTGCTCAAC CACGCTGGCTCCAAGGTGGACATTGAGACAGGCAACATGGCGACGGTTGTCAGGGACGACCATGTCACCCTCTGTGTCTGGGCCAACCTCAACAAGAACCCGCG GTTCAAGGGCTTCCAGTTCGAGGAGGCGGGCGTGGCCTTCGAGCTCCCCAAGCCGCTGGCCCTGAGTGACGTGGCCCTCCGAGTCCTCCACACCCGCTACGACCACCTGTCTCCCCACGCCAGGCTCACCGCCCTGGGGGGGCGGCCCCTCAGCagcag GACGcccggaggagaggaggagcccTCGTCCAAACCGGGGTCCCCTGTCCAAGGGGAGacggga gaaggggtggggaagaaagagagcCCTAGACaagggaaagaggaggaggtgcagtcGGTTCTGGGGTCCGTCAGGAGGAAG AGTGCAGGGAGCGTCCTGTCAAATAGGAGCAGCAGAACCAGGCCAGTGGAAGAACCGGAGGaccagaaacaaacacagatgGAAGCAA gCGAGGAGGTACCAGCTGAACCTGAGGAGCCTGACATCGTGAAGGCTGTAGACGTGGCGACGGTGGACTTGCAGCGCTACACGCCCCTGGGCGGAGTCTACTACTGCGACGTGTTCCGCCTCCCCCCGCAGGCCATCCTGGCCAGGGGCTGGTCGCTGCGACAG GTGCTTGAGAGGGGGCTGGAGGCTCTCCCCTACCCAGAGGAGAGCTCCGAGACCCagcccggctcctcccccgagGCCCCGGAGGCCCCGGAGCCCGTGGGGCTGTCCCTCACCGTGCCCGACTACGTCCTGCTCCTAAAGGCCCCCAATGTGGCCATCTGGGACCCCACAG CCATCCAGTGGACGACAGCGGGCGTCAGCGGCGTGTCGTACGAGGCGGACCAGGCCCGGGTCTCCTTCAAGATGGGCTCCTTCCGGGCCTTCGTGCTGCTGCAGGAGACATACTGCCTGCTGCCCCTGCAGGCCTGGACCCTGCAGCCGCTGGGGCCGGACTCAGCGCGCCTCAGGGTCACCTCAGCGCTCATCACTCTCAGCATCACCGtcaag GGGCACCAGTGCATGCtgcaggtggagcaggaggaggtcctcTCCCACCTGCAGGGTCAATGGATGGGCTGCGGGGCTCTGAGGAAGGCCATGGCCAACGCCGGCCTCAACCTCTCCGTTAACGAACACACGGACCGATACATCCGCTCCTGTGGCAAG GACCCTCTGAGTGAGCACACGGCCTACGAACAGATGGCCCTCCAGGCCTCTGCCGTGGCCTTCTCCTGGAGCCAGTGGAACGCCAGGTGTGGAGGCGAACACATGGTTGTACAG gCGTGTGAACACCACGGCCCCGCCCTGGTCCCGGGGGGCCCCTGGAGCCTATACCTCTTGGGGGCCCAGCGCAGCCAGaagctgcagatgaccgaggAGAGCCCGGCCTTCTCCGTCGAAATCAGCCCCGACACAGAGTTCCACTCCACCTTCCTCCACACGCTGCGCGACGACCTGAGCCCCGAGGGCGGGGCCGTGACCAAGACCTCCCACTTCCTGTTTGTGGACACGGTGCAGAGCCTGCTGTGCGCCACCCGGCTGCTCAACTACTGTTGA